One Xiphophorus hellerii strain 12219 chromosome 24, Xiphophorus_hellerii-4.1, whole genome shotgun sequence DNA window includes the following coding sequences:
- the LOC116715729 gene encoding H(+)/Cl(-) exchange transporter 4-like codes for MAAAEGVSLPTPTEEMNGAGTLMDFLDEPFPDVGTYEDFHTIDWLREKSRDTDRHRKVLEGWVRCVGAMLTRSPCACLQP; via the exons ATGGCGGCTGCAGAAG GTGTCAGCCTTCCCACTCCCACGGAGGAGATGAACGGGGCCGGGACGCTCATGGACTTCCTGGACGAGCCGTTCCCCGACGTGGGGACCTACGAGGACTTCCACACCATCGACTGGCTGAGGGAGAAGTCCAGGGACACGGACCGGCACCGAAAGGTTCTGGAGGGCTGGGTTCGGTGCGTGGGGGCGATGCTGACCCGCTCACCGTGTGCGTGTTTGCAGCCATGA